The Aggregatilinea lenta genome includes a region encoding these proteins:
- a CDS encoding YjzC family protein, whose amino-acid sequence MSNRQKPGENPYRPGEYTERGPRGGEVPNPRTVTIEPGDKPLPPTQKPGRTWERTGPPKPDKK is encoded by the coding sequence GTGAGCAACAGACAAAAACCCGGAGAAAACCCGTATCGTCCTGGTGAATATACCGAACGAGGGCCTCGTGGTGGTGAAGTGCCTAACCCTCGCACTGTCACCATCGAACCTGGAGATAAACCGCTCCCACCTACTCAAAAACCTGGACGCACATGGGAACGTACCGGTCCACCTAAACCCGATAAGAAGTAG
- the tatC gene encoding twin-arginine translocase subunit TatC — protein MSTKLRKRNPQKKPPKVQVKQPFLFHLQELRDRLLWYLASFAIASAIGYSIHSSIISFLTKPLGQTLYYSSPAGAFDFVLTISLFFGFLASLPVLIYHVLRFVEPAIPKNTKLGVAKFLAASCLLVVVGVVFAYFVSLPAALYFLSSFGSEEMASLISTSEYFSFVSRYMLGFGLLFQLPLVMVLVNSFYKLKIRTLFRYQKWVVLVSFILAAILTPTPDVFNQLIMAVPIILLYQVSIFVIWLINKHKKEAHSGISMQKP, from the coding sequence ATGTCAACGAAACTACGGAAAAGAAATCCCCAGAAAAAACCACCTAAGGTTCAAGTAAAGCAGCCATTTTTATTTCATTTGCAGGAACTCCGTGACAGGCTGTTGTGGTATCTGGCAAGCTTTGCCATCGCCTCAGCTATTGGCTACAGCATTCATTCGTCAATCATTTCTTTTTTGACCAAGCCTCTGGGTCAAACCCTCTACTATTCTTCCCCAGCGGGAGCATTTGATTTTGTCCTCACCATAAGTCTCTTTTTTGGATTTCTGGCTTCCCTCCCCGTGCTTATTTATCATGTACTGCGGTTTGTTGAACCTGCCATACCTAAAAACACAAAACTGGGAGTCGCAAAGTTTTTGGCTGCTTCCTGTCTCCTGGTGGTTGTGGGTGTGGTGTTTGCATACTTTGTGAGCTTGCCAGCAGCACTCTATTTTTTAAGCTCATTTGGGTCAGAGGAAATGGCTTCTCTCATATCTACATCTGAGTATTTTTCATTTGTCTCCCGCTATATGCTTGGGTTTGGCCTGCTTTTCCAGTTACCTCTGGTCATGGTACTTGTTAATTCGTTCTACAAATTAAAAATTCGCACCCTTTTTCGGTATCAAAAATGGGTCGTCCTCGTGAGTTTCATCTTGGCCGCTATTCTCACTCCAACCCCGGATGTCTTTAATCAGTTAATTATGGCTGTTCCCATCATTCTCCTCTATCAAGTTTCAATATTCGTTATCTGGCTCATCAACAAGCACAAAAAAGAAGCCCATTCGGGGATTTCTATGCAAAAACCTTGA
- the tatA gene encoding twin-arginine translocase TatA/TatE family subunit, which yields MFGIGTPELIVILSILLLLFGGKKLPELSRSIGQAMKELRKGLTGDVNETTEKKSPEKTT from the coding sequence ATGTTTGGAATAGGAACACCAGAACTAATCGTCATTTTATCAATTCTTTTGCTCCTCTTTGGTGGGAAAAAGCTCCCAGAACTCTCTCGCAGCATTGGTCAGGCCATGAAAGAACTCAGGAAAGGCCTTACTGGAGATGTCAACGAAACTACGGAAAAGAAATCCCCAGAAAAAACCACCTAA
- a CDS encoding DUF2958 domain-containing protein, translating to MTWVEKNRPTSVDETPIPGLFLVDGDMLYALRDDDRFRAQKCPAVAFPSGVVRVLNTGDILDTTTVQLFEELDVPVKADERHFQELIEGVLDLGYGATRVGEWEVELEDTISGERFRVVYDEITGYIQDVVPIVVQIRPPERPRSIPRPMPLLTDEIRANLPKLYETEEQGLSAPVQVKFFTPDSGWTWYASEFDGEDIFFGLVSGLELEFGYFSLSELEAVRGPLGLPIERDLYFTPTTLGELKERHEQERSNRQE from the coding sequence ATGACGTGGGTTGAGAAGAACAGGCCAACCTCAGTTGATGAAACGCCGATTCCAGGCTTGTTTCTGGTAGACGGCGATATGCTTTATGCCCTCCGCGATGACGACCGGTTTCGTGCACAGAAGTGCCCGGCGGTTGCCTTCCCGTCCGGTGTGGTCCGTGTCCTCAATACGGGCGATATCCTCGATACCACTACTGTTCAGCTGTTTGAGGAACTGGACGTGCCGGTCAAGGCAGACGAAAGGCACTTTCAGGAACTCATTGAAGGCGTGCTGGACTTGGGTTATGGGGCGACCAGAGTGGGGGAATGGGAGGTGGAACTTGAAGACACTATCAGCGGCGAGCGCTTTCGAGTAGTTTACGACGAGATTACCGGATATATCCAGGATGTAGTGCCTATAGTAGTGCAGATCAGGCCTCCCGAACGGCCTCGATCCATACCTCGCCCTATGCCGCTCTTGACTGACGAAATCCGCGCGAATCTGCCTAAGCTCTATGAAACCGAAGAGCAGGGCCTTTCAGCACCGGTCCAGGTCAAGTTCTTTACACCAGATTCCGGCTGGACGTGGTACGCCAGCGAATTTGATGGTGAGGATATCTTCTTCGGATTGGTATCGGGACTGGAGCTAGAGTTTGGCTACTTTTCTCTCAGCGAGCTCGAAGCGGTACGGGGGCCATTGGGGTTGCCGATTGAGCGCGACCTCTACTTCACGCCGACGACACTTGGCGAGCTAAAAGAGCGCCACGAACAGGAGCGGTCGAATAGGCAGGAATAG
- a CDS encoding replication-relaxation family protein — MVLTERDKHIIRAVYDYRVLRQDQVQALFFGSSSAAQRRLALLYHHGYLERQFLLVHTGFMTSPTVYLLDRRGEELLRVEFGLDEVHWKSSHNQVSYDFLDHALAINDFRIAVTVASRQPGYELLDWHSEAEIKQDYDRVNIQTAKGRNRNVAVVPDSYFALSTPYGNTHFLLELDRGTMTTKRFRTKVEAYMAYYRSGGYEKRYGARSLRMLTVTLSQRRLENLKAVTEEAGGTRWFWFGVLSELTPNAVFGESVWQVAGQEGCAPLIAAT, encoded by the coding sequence ATGGTGCTAACCGAGCGCGACAAGCACATCATTCGAGCTGTCTATGACTATCGAGTGTTGCGACAGGACCAGGTCCAGGCGCTATTCTTTGGGTCCAGTTCGGCAGCGCAACGCCGTTTGGCGCTTCTGTACCACCATGGATACCTGGAGCGGCAGTTTTTGCTCGTGCACACGGGGTTTATGACCAGCCCTACCGTTTACTTGTTGGATAGGCGCGGGGAAGAACTGCTACGGGTAGAGTTTGGCCTTGACGAGGTGCACTGGAAGAGCAGCCACAACCAGGTCAGCTACGACTTTTTGGACCACGCGCTGGCTATCAATGACTTCAGGATAGCTGTAACTGTGGCCTCCAGACAGCCAGGGTATGAGCTTCTCGACTGGCACTCAGAGGCCGAGATTAAGCAGGACTACGACCGGGTCAACATTCAGACAGCTAAGGGGCGTAATCGAAATGTTGCGGTTGTGCCGGACAGTTACTTCGCCCTTAGCACACCGTATGGCAACACTCACTTTCTGCTGGAGCTTGACCGAGGCACGATGACGACGAAGCGGTTTCGGACCAAAGTCGAGGCGTACATGGCCTACTATCGGAGTGGGGGATACGAGAAGCGCTATGGAGCGCGAAGCCTGCGTATGCTGACCGTCACGCTCAGCCAGCGACGGCTGGAGAACCTGAAAGCCGTGACTGAAGAAGCGGGAGGAACACGGTGGTTCTGGTTTGGCGTGCTTTCCGAATTAACGCCAAACGCCGTGTTTGGCGAATCTGTCTGGCAGGTGGCCGGTCAGGAAGGATGCGCTCCACTTATTGCGGCGACGTAG
- a CDS encoding ImmA/IrrE family metallo-endopeptidase, producing MIHRVTERELLKKACVLAEKTRRELDEAGLSPDDFCGIARRYSVELTWDSLPDDNPGCYVKERKRIVLDPSAQSPERLNFTFFHELMHDRIEHNDNMLSMLADAYVSSDEIVMERLCNAGAAELLIPTADLRKTLQECEFSTGCIPVLCERYSASSIAVAFKMISAVSHNCFLVIAEPRFVAPENNGVPMLLEAPAVDGQCKLLIIYSATSPGMRKYSIKIGQQVASDHPMYDALGQNGQIVQGQAKIPFASGRPWSVKFDALFYRSKVFAFFHVSSPVSANQLPLL from the coding sequence TTGATACACCGAGTTACCGAGCGGGAATTGCTCAAGAAGGCTTGTGTATTAGCTGAAAAGACGCGGCGTGAACTCGATGAGGCCGGGTTATCCCCGGATGATTTTTGTGGCATTGCTAGGCGATACAGCGTCGAGCTCACGTGGGATTCTTTGCCAGACGATAATCCCGGCTGCTACGTTAAAGAGCGGAAGAGAATTGTGCTTGATCCTAGTGCTCAGTCGCCGGAGCGTCTGAATTTTACGTTCTTCCACGAGTTAATGCACGACCGCATCGAGCACAACGACAACATGCTGAGTATGCTCGCCGATGCTTATGTTAGCTCAGACGAGATTGTGATGGAAAGACTCTGCAACGCAGGAGCCGCAGAATTACTGATCCCGACAGCGGATCTGCGGAAGACACTGCAAGAGTGTGAATTTTCGACCGGTTGTATTCCGGTGTTGTGTGAAAGATACAGCGCATCTAGCATTGCGGTTGCTTTCAAAATGATCTCAGCAGTATCACATAATTGCTTTCTCGTCATCGCTGAGCCTCGATTTGTCGCGCCAGAGAATAACGGGGTCCCCATGCTGCTTGAGGCACCTGCGGTTGACGGGCAATGTAAACTGCTGATTATCTATTCAGCGACCTCGCCTGGCATGAGGAAGTATTCAATCAAAATAGGCCAACAAGTAGCCTCTGACCATCCGATGTATGATGCCTTGGGTCAAAACGGCCAAATTGTGCAGGGTCAAGCGAAGATTCCGTTTGCCAGTGGTAGGCCCTGGAGCGTTAAGTTCGACGCTTTGTTCTACCGCAGCAAAGTCTTCGCGTTCTTCCATGTATCCTCACCTGTAAGCGCAAATCAATTACCATTACTCTAG
- a CDS encoding pectinesterase family protein: MAAYTNLRRYHPPLKYINDTVVVDAAGSGDYTSIKSAVQAVTPRFSRRKKIYVSNGTYNEIQIDGKNWLTIEGESLDGVIMVSDGTRTDIDPVSGQRYVDMSESDKHGWRIYHQMTIRNMTIRVNDVKYCIHSDSAYQWTLALRNVHFEHSNGFTLGIGLHAHQHITCTDCIFEHTGSPTGTSAYGVFCHNWNNQIAPSSLALTNCQSVSCGLLNLSELGSEQEDLISLINCSTEDSHGIYYSCTDYYWDGGGQGVANVPYSFRISIENPGFPLPIVWDAEARPELMDYVAVT, encoded by the coding sequence ATGGCAGCCTATACTAACTTACGAAGATATCATCCACCACTAAAATATATTAATGACACTGTTGTTGTTGATGCAGCAGGTAGCGGAGACTACACGTCTATTAAGTCTGCAGTGCAAGCGGTTACTCCTCGGTTTAGTAGAAGAAAAAAAATTTATGTTAGTAATGGTACTTATAATGAAATTCAGATTGATGGAAAAAACTGGCTAACAATCGAGGGTGAGTCACTCGATGGTGTGATAATGGTATCTGATGGAACACGTACAGATATCGATCCGGTCTCAGGGCAGAGATATGTTGATATGTCCGAGAGCGACAAACACGGCTGGCGAATTTATCATCAAATGACCATTCGCAACATGACTATTCGAGTTAATGACGTTAAGTACTGTATCCATAGTGATTCTGCGTATCAGTGGACACTTGCTTTGAGAAATGTTCATTTTGAACACTCAAACGGCTTTACACTTGGAATAGGCCTGCACGCCCACCAGCACATTACCTGTACTGACTGTATTTTCGAGCACACTGGTTCTCCTACCGGAACCTCTGCTTATGGCGTATTCTGCCATAATTGGAATAATCAAATTGCACCTTCAAGCTTGGCTCTAACGAATTGCCAATCAGTGAGTTGTGGGTTACTTAACCTTTCGGAATTGGGCAGTGAACAAGAAGATTTAATTTCTCTCATTAATTGTTCTACAGAAGATTCTCATGGGATATATTATTCCTGCACTGATTACTATTGGGATGGCGGTGGACAGGGAGTTGCTAATGTCCCGTACAGTTTTCGCATCAGTATTGAAAACCCTGGCTTCCCACTGCCTATCGTGTGGGATGCTGAAGCCCGCCCTGAACTAATGGATTACGTAGCAGTGACATAG
- a CDS encoding 4-fold beta flower protein: protein MTDYIYRKSGEAAGFRRGRYIYDMRGRAVGQLNGTHVHKLSGSYVGELCDDMVVNKHLGNYGNIGNPGSPGNPGNRGSRGCSYPDVLEKLLGR from the coding sequence ATGACTGACTACATCTACAGAAAAAGTGGCGAAGCGGCAGGTTTCCGTCGTGGGCGGTATATCTACGACATGAGAGGCAGAGCCGTGGGTCAATTAAATGGCACCCACGTCCATAAGCTGTCCGGTTCATACGTCGGCGAATTATGTGACGATATGGTGGTAAACAAACACCTGGGAAACTATGGGAACATAGGCAATCCAGGATCTCCGGGCAATCCTGGAAATCGAGGAAGCCGAGGATGTTCTTATCCTGATGTATTAGAAAAATTGCTAGGGCGCTAG
- a CDS encoding helix-turn-helix domain-containing protein, whose protein sequence is MKLHARLKEVRMARDLTLKALAERSGLSISYLSDIERGRTTPSLSTLESLATALEMTVIDFLTGVDFAGETTSASLPPGLADLIEDKEYRNEITPEWVDMMSKIQLRGRRPQTKEDWLILYLQLKRILE, encoded by the coding sequence ATGAAGCTACATGCTCGCTTAAAAGAAGTGCGAATGGCACGCGATTTAACGCTGAAGGCCCTTGCGGAGCGATCCGGGCTTTCTATTTCCTATCTGTCGGATATTGAACGTGGAAGAACAACACCATCGCTGAGTACTCTGGAATCGTTGGCAACGGCCCTGGAAATGACGGTGATTGACTTTCTAACTGGTGTCGATTTTGCTGGGGAAACAACGAGTGCAAGTCTGCCCCCAGGGCTTGCCGATCTAATCGAGGATAAAGAATATCGGAATGAGATCACGCCAGAATGGGTGGATATGATGAGTAAAATCCAACTGCGGGGAAGGCGACCGCAGACGAAGGAAGACTGGCTGATACTATATCTTCAACTCAAGCGTATTCTGGAGTAG
- a CDS encoding type IV secretory system conjugative DNA transfer family protein, translating to MLPLPWRGASRRNSLILGRAGPFSFSPKYLVPEHARSTHMYVIGITGKGKSKLLESCLYQDIYHGRGCVLIDPHSDLTEDVLRYCLSQGILSPAMVERFIYFDPTRRDYVIPFNVLATEGDPYEIAQRVVEAFRRTWPESLREAPHFSNVATAALITLVENGLTLIDMHRLLVDANWREQLLSQVSNPEVASFFHERYDRWGRDAPVLRESTLNKVAAFAFNPYLRLVLGQRENRLDLRRIMDEGKVLLVDLGRCDGETRRLLGSLLVTGLEQAAVSRHDVPRAERRPCYTYIDEFQDFAANPGSVKSLAQILSECRKFGLHLTLAHQNLSQLNGRMLGAIGNIQTRVIFGLSRRDAEWFAQEVGKVNTQAIKHESQTETQHPVFSPLNEQWEDWAVQLKDQPARQAFVAGHDGTVRRIWTLKVPRYQVTDEMLAEMTVSSLKKHGMPFQKAVANVGTTMPDPEPMVPPMYE from the coding sequence ATGCTTCCCCTGCCATGGCGAGGCGCGTCGCGTCGGAATAGCTTGATCTTGGGCCGTGCTGGCCCATTTTCGTTTTCTCCGAAGTACCTCGTTCCCGAACACGCACGCAGCACCCACATGTACGTGATTGGCATTACCGGTAAGGGCAAGTCCAAGCTTTTGGAGTCGTGCCTTTATCAGGATATTTATCACGGGCGAGGCTGCGTCCTGATCGACCCTCACAGTGACCTGACAGAGGACGTGCTGCGTTATTGCCTCAGTCAGGGCATATTGAGTCCGGCTATGGTCGAGCGCTTCATCTACTTTGACCCGACACGGCGAGACTACGTCATTCCGTTCAACGTGCTGGCCACAGAAGGCGACCCGTATGAAATCGCGCAGAGGGTCGTGGAGGCATTTCGACGTACCTGGCCGGAGAGCCTGCGTGAAGCACCGCATTTCTCGAACGTCGCAACGGCAGCCCTCATCACTCTGGTCGAGAATGGGCTTACTTTGATTGACATGCATCGTCTCCTTGTTGATGCTAATTGGCGAGAACAGCTCTTGAGCCAGGTGAGTAACCCGGAAGTGGCGAGTTTCTTCCACGAACGCTACGACCGGTGGGGGAGAGATGCGCCTGTTTTGCGCGAGAGCACACTGAATAAAGTGGCGGCCTTTGCCTTCAACCCGTACTTGAGACTTGTGTTGGGGCAGCGCGAAAACCGGCTGGATTTACGACGTATCATGGACGAGGGGAAGGTGCTCCTGGTTGATTTAGGACGTTGTGATGGAGAGACGAGGCGGTTGTTAGGCTCGTTGTTGGTGACAGGGCTTGAGCAGGCCGCTGTAAGCCGTCATGATGTGCCGCGTGCCGAGCGTCGCCCTTGCTACACCTACATCGACGAGTTTCAGGACTTTGCGGCCAATCCGGGATCGGTCAAGAGCCTGGCGCAAATTCTGTCTGAGTGCCGCAAGTTTGGGCTGCATTTGACCCTGGCGCATCAGAACTTGAGCCAGTTGAACGGGCGGATGCTGGGAGCGATTGGCAATATTCAGACCCGTGTGATTTTTGGCCTTTCGCGACGGGATGCGGAATGGTTTGCTCAGGAAGTGGGCAAAGTCAATACCCAGGCTATCAAGCATGAATCGCAAACCGAGACGCAGCACCCGGTGTTTTCGCCGCTCAATGAGCAGTGGGAAGATTGGGCTGTGCAGTTGAAAGACCAACCAGCGCGCCAGGCATTTGTGGCGGGTCACGATGGGACCGTGCGGCGAATATGGACGCTCAAGGTACCACGTTATCAGGTGACTGATGAAATGCTGGCTGAAATGACTGTTTCAAGCCTTAAGAAACACGGCATGCCCTTCCAAAAAGCGGTCGCTAATGTCGGTACAACAATGCCAGATCCCGAACCGATGGTGCCCCCGATGTACGAGTGA
- a CDS encoding type IV secretory system conjugative DNA transfer family protein, producing the protein MSSQDPFDQMIDEVFGCLVGAVLGLFGGILFGKWQHKQQEKWERERQIRFPPTLELPEETSEPHRALPRVFTGQYWYEAIMTLGAWSTGALAFGVGAMAIVSIAIDTTAASIIRGVLAFALAAAMGYGAVKLRGQNTQIKHKGKRDEATSQASHVAPLDLTRARLYIVRLPKTVEWQPQPAARFMEQILHKVQRLTFQIVAENGWVSWQILDLRRNLHPDVIKQAVHAFYPQADIEEKRVTWEEFRGPFFRYVMPFEQFSEPLFPIAYAEDLTRFDPLVNLSQELSDLRPGERVVYTVFVADLARFAYEQMERLLTVKPDFNPFQLLSPNGWADAGYNLSTQDQQRLAVFDPQDQQVVHTKVSNMLCQSLLFLQIDAATPERVKDLARIGSHVRQFSKFPYGLVVRYDETLAETTELVETPEQAYETSTLGCLNRWLTNESTNWRNFRMLLDTHELAALWHLPNKNFTGPAIEWARNRVQLPQQARGLRSGLCLGVNRFSGREEWVYILDEDRATHVNILGMTGVGKSTVMHHLITQDIHLGHGVALVDPHGKLVRDVLQTSIPEGREGDVVVLDLANLEYPPPLNPLAGTDSRASTARVISILEKIYGGWEDAPRMANALTSALMTLRSEPQATVRDVVRLFVDEVYRERLLGSVDDEVVEEFWRDEYGASTVGQQHQIREPVIYRMRSFYGIPDLYPIICHPKRLDFGKLMEEGKIILISLGMDEERIPERERNLVGAVVVSQLQMAAMKRSTESRPFYLYVDEVQNFVTTSLDKVFSEARKFGLSLTVANQYLQQLAGDTLDAMMGNVGAMIVFQCGLDDARRLAPYTLPGFAAEDLVNLDKYEAVVKMRVQGQTLSAFSLAPFPPRTVESLAPNERYQHLQAELRIRQLSQASYTPMSRDEVTAWLSERYPRRKKELGMADEGDFYEA; encoded by the coding sequence ATGTCGTCGCAAGACCCGTTCGATCAGATGATTGATGAAGTTTTCGGCTGTTTAGTCGGGGCAGTCCTTGGCCTTTTTGGTGGAATTCTTTTTGGAAAGTGGCAACATAAGCAACAAGAGAAGTGGGAGCGAGAACGGCAGATTAGATTCCCACCCACACTGGAGCTTCCGGAAGAAACATCGGAACCGCACCGTGCACTGCCTCGCGTTTTTACCGGCCAGTATTGGTATGAGGCCATCATGACACTAGGAGCCTGGAGCACGGGCGCGCTGGCATTTGGCGTTGGGGCAATGGCCATAGTTAGTATCGCCATTGATACTACCGCTGCAAGTATCATCCGGGGCGTTCTTGCCTTCGCACTAGCTGCGGCCATGGGCTATGGGGCCGTTAAACTGCGAGGCCAGAACACACAGATAAAACACAAGGGAAAACGCGACGAAGCGACGTCTCAAGCATCGCATGTGGCGCCACTAGATCTAACGAGGGCGCGTCTTTACATCGTCAGACTACCCAAGACAGTCGAATGGCAACCTCAGCCTGCAGCGCGCTTCATGGAGCAAATCCTGCACAAGGTGCAGCGCCTAACCTTCCAAATTGTCGCTGAAAATGGATGGGTAAGTTGGCAAATTCTGGACCTTCGGCGAAATCTGCATCCTGATGTTATCAAACAGGCAGTGCACGCCTTCTATCCCCAGGCCGACATAGAAGAGAAGAGAGTAACCTGGGAGGAGTTTCGAGGGCCTTTTTTCCGGTATGTGATGCCATTTGAGCAGTTTAGTGAGCCGCTATTTCCAATCGCTTATGCTGAGGACCTGACGCGCTTCGACCCGCTTGTCAACCTCTCCCAAGAGCTAAGCGACCTTCGTCCGGGAGAGCGGGTCGTCTATACTGTTTTTGTAGCGGATCTGGCGCGGTTTGCTTATGAACAAATGGAGAGACTCCTGACTGTTAAGCCAGACTTTAACCCATTTCAACTTCTCTCACCGAATGGATGGGCTGATGCAGGCTACAACTTAAGCACACAAGATCAGCAGCGCCTAGCTGTGTTTGATCCACAAGACCAGCAGGTTGTTCACACGAAAGTCTCCAATATGCTGTGTCAGTCACTTCTGTTTCTGCAGATAGATGCCGCTACTCCTGAGCGTGTAAAAGACCTCGCGCGAATAGGGAGCCATGTTCGCCAGTTTAGCAAATTCCCCTACGGGCTTGTTGTCCGCTACGATGAAACTCTTGCAGAGACAACCGAGCTTGTTGAGACCCCTGAACAAGCATATGAGACAAGCACGCTAGGGTGTCTTAACCGTTGGCTCACGAACGAGAGTACGAACTGGCGGAATTTCCGCATGCTTCTTGACACCCATGAACTTGCTGCGCTATGGCACCTGCCCAACAAGAACTTCACCGGCCCAGCAATTGAGTGGGCCCGAAACCGGGTGCAGCTGCCCCAACAGGCGCGAGGACTGCGAAGCGGGCTTTGTCTTGGCGTGAACCGCTTTTCGGGGCGGGAGGAGTGGGTCTACATTCTGGATGAAGACCGGGCAACCCATGTCAATATCCTCGGAATGACAGGAGTAGGCAAAAGCACTGTCATGCATCACCTTATCACGCAAGACATTCACCTTGGGCATGGTGTAGCTTTGGTTGACCCGCACGGAAAACTCGTGCGCGATGTTCTTCAGACCAGTATTCCCGAGGGACGTGAGGGTGATGTGGTAGTCCTTGATTTGGCCAACCTTGAGTATCCGCCACCTCTTAATCCACTGGCTGGTACCGATTCTCGAGCTTCAACTGCCCGCGTCATCAGCATTTTGGAAAAGATTTACGGCGGCTGGGAAGATGCGCCTCGTATGGCAAACGCCCTGACAAGCGCTTTGATGACACTGCGCTCCGAGCCGCAGGCGACGGTCCGGGATGTGGTGCGGTTGTTCGTTGATGAAGTGTACCGTGAGCGTCTTTTGGGAAGCGTTGATGATGAAGTGGTAGAGGAGTTCTGGCGCGACGAATATGGGGCTTCGACAGTGGGCCAGCAGCATCAGATTCGTGAGCCAGTTATTTATCGCATGCGCTCGTTCTACGGCATACCCGACCTGTACCCGATTATTTGCCATCCTAAGCGACTGGACTTTGGAAAGCTTATGGAGGAGGGCAAGATAATCCTTATATCTCTGGGTATGGACGAGGAACGTATCCCGGAACGCGAGCGAAACCTTGTGGGAGCGGTGGTTGTTTCTCAGCTTCAAATGGCCGCTATGAAACGAAGCACTGAGTCGCGCCCCTTCTACCTCTATGTTGATGAGGTACAGAATTTTGTGACTACGTCGCTTGACAAGGTGTTCTCGGAAGCGCGGAAATTCGGGCTCTCACTAACTGTTGCCAACCAGTACCTCCAGCAGCTAGCGGGAGATACCCTTGATGCCATGATGGGAAATGTGGGCGCGATGATAGTTTTTCAGTGTGGTCTGGATGACGCGCGTCGGCTCGCGCCTTACACGCTTCCGGGGTTTGCTGCCGAGGACCTGGTCAACCTCGATAAATATGAGGCCGTAGTCAAGATGCGCGTCCAAGGTCAAACTCTGTCCGCTTTTAGCTTGGCGCCTTTTCCGCCACGAACGGTGGAATCCTTGGCACCTAACGAGCGGTACCAACACCTCCAGGCTGAACTGCGTATCCGGCAGTTGTCACAGGCTTCCTACACTCCCATGAGTCGGGACGAAGTGACCGCCTGGCTCTCCGAGCGCTATCCACGTCGGAAAAAAGAGCTTGGAATGGCCGACGAAGGCGATTTCTACGAAGCTTGA
- a CDS encoding fibronectin type III domain-containing protein: MRNFTATTIFLKRTLLVVFSLGMYFTVFSTPVFATTYGEGTYGSGKYGKGQMTTSQTGSPVCNDVQPGSAPWLYGAAAKGANSILLQFGEASDPVSEYVVEYGTQSGTYQFGMGQLGDKGTTSYLVQSLSPNTMYYFRVRAGNGCATGAWSSEISARTLSRYTAYTSTSTLETEIVDAQVTKRPDVQCELYAVVSGDTLQGIAQRLLGSSDRYMDITDLNKDQHPALVTNPSALEVGWELLIPCEDRRPSSSEEDQSEAKVLKVNVKIKVIDEQETTIEGASVTLHSTPREGITDERGIALFENVEVGEHTVVIAYKGQTGEQKINVQGDTDVEEVSFTVQIKSVSPFLEPAVMFVIGGLSLALVSAIVVIARNRLKHG; this comes from the coding sequence ATGAGGAATTTCACCGCTACAACCATCTTTCTCAAACGCACCCTTTTAGTAGTTTTTTCTTTGGGAATGTACTTTACAGTATTTTCCACACCTGTCTTTGCGACAACGTACGGAGAGGGCACTTACGGATCGGGAAAATATGGCAAGGGACAAATGACCACTTCTCAAACAGGATCTCCTGTGTGTAATGATGTCCAGCCCGGCAGTGCTCCCTGGTTGTATGGGGCAGCGGCCAAAGGAGCCAACTCCATTCTGCTTCAGTTTGGGGAAGCATCTGATCCTGTCAGCGAATATGTTGTTGAATATGGAACCCAGTCAGGTACGTACCAATTTGGGATGGGGCAGCTTGGGGACAAAGGAACAACAAGCTACCTGGTGCAGAGCCTGTCCCCCAACACGATGTACTATTTTCGAGTTCGAGCAGGAAATGGATGCGCTACCGGTGCATGGTCAAGCGAGATCTCGGCCAGAACGCTTTCCCGTTATACAGCATATACAAGCACTTCGACTCTGGAAACCGAGATTGTCGATGCTCAGGTTACCAAGCGCCCTGATGTTCAGTGTGAGCTATATGCTGTGGTGAGTGGAGACACTCTCCAAGGTATTGCCCAACGACTTTTGGGGAGCTCTGACAGGTACATGGACATCACTGATCTCAATAAGGACCAGCATCCGGCTTTGGTGACAAATCCTTCAGCTTTAGAGGTTGGATGGGAACTGCTGATTCCATGCGAAGACCGAAGACCAAGTAGCAGCGAAGAGGATCAATCTGAGGCAAAGGTCTTGAAGGTGAATGTTAAGATCAAGGTGATCGATGAACAGGAAACCACGATTGAAGGAGCTTCAGTCACTCTACACTCTACTCCCCGTGAAGGAATCACGGACGAGCGCGGTATAGCCCTCTTTGAAAACGTCGAAGTGGGGGAGCATACGGTAGTTATTGCTTACAAGGGTCAAACTGGGGAGCAGAAAATCAACGTCCAGGGTGATACGGATGTGGAAGAAGTGAGTTTCACTGTCCAGATCAAATCCGTTTCGCCATTTTTAGAGCCCGCTGTAATGTTTGTCATCGGCGGGCTGTCCCTTGCGCTGGTCTCAGCGATTGTGGTCATCGCTAGAAACAGACTGAAGCATGGCTAG